In the Candidatus Eisenbacteria bacterium genome, one interval contains:
- a CDS encoding FtsK/SpoIIIE domain-containing protein: MTDAPVKPINGHTEPAVSLLKFTPEPTAEKPTAAEDKPHNRRRVRIDSLRRVFVDTRQHPAYRFTVRHGSYLWGGTRILARRTWEARTTAMHHRMMRIAEAAGNEEMVTKWEQRAYAYRFARHKRRMDLLQLALNAPKAIASAAGSAAGVLLMLGILMAWASHDVHDVLTPLNAVIEFVGWVAFIAGVIWEPLLYALPWLALAGAWAVGRGQKTAPTWALPEQGEERDVVPDENAILRALENLSIPQLNKAIKEGWKPRWVQPTTRSGNGWHTQLQLPLGVTVEMVAGKKPVLAHNLLRKPVEVWPTEPPKLPGVLDLWVADQGSLSGPVPPWPLLAEGTTDYFKGVPVAVSQRGEPIVGKLMAANWMVGGIMGSGKSSLVIALLLGAILDPLVEVEAYVMAYNVDYDPLKPRLRVLVKGDEDEQIKAALDALRGLRDDVTERGKLLEALGGENTKLTRELAARDPRMRPKVVVFDECHELFMHKEYGKEAAELAVKVMKKARKVGITLIWVTVSPTADSLPRDVTRNTSHRVAFAVGDHVANDGLLGSGRHKAGITATTLIPGEDIGTAVTVGFTNKPFEVIRSHYVRKDEKSDEVTPVVERAMGLYEGTGPEDGPTFEPVDPLADVAAVLGDEPRMLVQEVLHRLAERRPDAYREWSPADLKKALEPFDAEQYKSGGRMVVSRDRVQDAILQRLADDIDDEGADDI, encoded by the coding sequence CGCATCGACTCCCTGCGCCGCGTGTTCGTCGACACCCGCCAACACCCCGCCTACCGCTTCACCGTCCGCCACGGCTCCTACCTGTGGGGCGGGACCCGCATCCTCGCCCGCCGCACGTGGGAGGCCCGCACCACGGCCATGCACCACCGGATGATGCGCATCGCTGAGGCCGCCGGGAACGAGGAGATGGTCACCAAGTGGGAGCAGCGGGCCTACGCGTATCGCTTTGCCAGGCACAAGCGGCGCATGGACCTGCTGCAGCTGGCGCTGAATGCCCCGAAAGCCATCGCCTCCGCGGCGGGGAGCGCGGCCGGGGTGCTGCTGATGCTGGGCATCCTGATGGCCTGGGCCAGTCACGACGTGCACGACGTCCTCACCCCGCTGAACGCGGTGATTGAGTTCGTCGGCTGGGTTGCGTTCATCGCCGGCGTCATCTGGGAGCCGCTGCTGTACGCGCTGCCCTGGCTGGCCCTGGCCGGCGCATGGGCGGTCGGCCGCGGCCAGAAGACCGCACCCACGTGGGCACTGCCCGAGCAGGGCGAGGAGCGGGACGTCGTCCCCGACGAGAACGCCATCCTCCGCGCCCTGGAGAACCTGTCGATTCCGCAGCTCAACAAGGCCATCAAGGAAGGCTGGAAGCCGCGCTGGGTGCAGCCCACGACCCGGTCCGGGAACGGGTGGCACACGCAGCTGCAGCTGCCGTTGGGTGTCACCGTCGAGATGGTCGCCGGGAAGAAGCCGGTCCTGGCGCACAACCTCCTCAGGAAGCCGGTCGAGGTGTGGCCGACGGAACCGCCGAAGCTGCCCGGTGTCCTCGACCTGTGGGTGGCCGACCAAGGCTCCCTGTCCGGTCCCGTGCCGCCGTGGCCGCTCCTCGCCGAGGGCACCACGGACTACTTCAAGGGCGTGCCCGTCGCCGTCTCCCAGCGCGGCGAGCCGATTGTGGGGAAGCTGATGGCGGCGAACTGGATGGTTGGCGGCATCATGGGCTCGGGTAAGTCGTCGCTGGTCATCGCCCTGCTCCTCGGTGCGATCCTTGACCCGCTCGTCGAGGTTGAGGCGTACGTGATGGCGTACAACGTCGACTATGACCCGCTGAAGCCGCGCCTGCGGGTGCTGGTCAAGGGCGACGAAGACGAGCAGATCAAAGCCGCCCTGGACGCTCTGCGCGGTCTGCGGGACGACGTCACCGAACGCGGCAAGCTGCTGGAGGCCCTCGGCGGTGAGAACACCAAGCTGACCCGCGAACTCGCCGCGCGGGACCCGCGGATGCGGCCGAAGGTTGTCGTGTTCGACGAGTGCCACGAGCTGTTCATGCACAAGGAGTACGGCAAGGAGGCCGCCGAGCTCGCGGTGAAGGTGATGAAGAAGGCACGCAAGGTCGGCATCACGTTGATCTGGGTGACCGTGTCCCCGACCGCGGACAGCCTGCCGCGCGACGTCACCCGCAACACCTCGCACCGGGTGGCGTTCGCCGTCGGTGACCACGTCGCCAACGATGGTCTCCTCGGCTCCGGCAGGCACAAGGCCGGCATCACCGCGACCACCCTGATTCCCGGGGAGGACATCGGCACGGCCGTGACCGTGGGCTTCACGAACAAGCCGTTCGAGGTGATCCGCTCCCACTACGTCCGCAAGGATGAGAAGTCCGACGAGGTGACGCCGGTCGTCGAGCGGGCCATGGGCCTGTACGAGGGCACCGGCCCCGAGGACGGGCCGACGTTCGAGCCGGTCGACCCGCTTGCCGACGTTGCCGCGGTCCTCGGCGACGAGCCGCGCATGCTCGTACAGGAGGTCCTGCACCGGCTCGCCGAGCGCCGCCCGGACGCCTACCGCGAGTGGTCGCCAGCGGATCTGAAGAAGGCGTTGGAGCCGTTCGACGCCGAGCAGTACAAGTCCGGCGGGCGGATGGTCGTGTCCCGCGACCGCGTCCAGGACGCCATCCTGCAGCGCCTCGCCGACGACATCGACGACGAGGGAGCCGACGACATCTGA